TTTTACAGGGAGCGGGTGATTCGTATCGACGGCACCCAGCCCATTCCCCAGGTGACCGCCCAGATTCAGGCACATTTGGCGGCGACCTGTTAGGCTATAAATAGGTAATTCTTTGCAGAGGGAGGCGAGTCTGCTTGTCTAAACAGGACCTGATTGAAATGGAAGGGACAGTGACCGAGTCCTTGCCCAACGCCATGTTCCGGGTGGACTTGGACAATGGCTTCAACGTGCTGGCCCACATCTCCGGCAAAATCCGGCGCAACTACATCAAAATCTTGCCAGGCGACCGGGTGAAAGTGGAATTGACCCCCTACGACTTGACCAAGGGCCGCATCACCTTCCGCCTGAAGAAAAAATAGTCCCTATTGACAAGGACGCCCCTTGCCAGTATTATTATGATTTTGCTGTGGCTATGGGTAAGGGGTTATGAAGGTGCGGGCTTCGGTCCGGCGGATGTGTGAAAAATGTCGGGTGATTCGCCGGAGGGGGCGGGTCACGGTCATCTGCAGCAACCCCAAGCACAAGCAGCGGCAAGGTTAGTGCGTTGGCGAGGGGCAAGTGGCACGGATTGCAGGTGTGGACATTCCCCGCGAGAAGCGGGTTGAGGTGGCCCTGACTTACATCTACGGGATTGGGCTGACCCGGTCGCGGCAGATCTTAGCGGCGACAGGGATTAACCCGGACACCCGGGTCAAAGACCTGACGGACCAACAGGTGGCAGCGCTGCGGGAGTACATTGAGCGAAACTACCAGGTGGAAGGGGACCTGCGCCGGGTCGAGGCCATGAATATCAAGCGGCTGATGGATATTGGCTGCTACCGAGGTCGGCGGCATCGGCTAGGGTTGCCTGTGCGCGGTCAACGCACCCGCACCAATGCCCGCACTCGCAAGGGGGTGCGCAAAACCGTGCCCGGTAAGAAGAAGGCGACGGCGAAGAAGTAGCGTTGTAGGGAGTAGGGGCTATGGCACCGCAGAAAAAAGGGGGCGCTCGCAAGCAGAAAAAAAATGTACCCAATGGGATTGCCCACATTCAGTCCACCTTTAACAACACCATCGTGACGATTACCGACCCCAAGGGAGATGTGATCGCCTGGTCGTCAGCCGGGGCCAGCGGGTTTAAGGGGGCTAAAAAGGGAACGCCCTTTGCCGCCCAGGTGGCCAGCGAAAATGCGGCGCGGCAGGCGATGGAACATGGGATGCGGCAGGTGGAGGTGATGGTGTCCGGACCAGGTTCGGGACGGGAAACGGCGATCCGGGCCTTACAGGCGGCGGGTTTGGAAATTACCCTGATTCGGGATGTGACGCCGATTCCCCACAACGGTTGTCGTCCCCCCAAGCGGCGGCGGGTATAGGTTGTTGACCTAGCGGGAGGGTGCTATGGCGCAGTTCAAAGTGGAAGTTGTCGAAACGTCAGGGCAACAGCAGTACGGGCGTTTCGTCCTGGAACCACTACACCAAGGTCAAGGCACAACGGTTGGCAACGCTTTGCGGCGAGTGCTTTTGGGAGACCTCGAGGGCGCAGCCATTACGGCGGTGCATATCGAGGGAGTCACCCACGAGTTTTCTACCGTGCCAGGGCTGCGGGAGGACGTGCTGGAGTTGATGCTGAATCTCAAGGAGGTGGTGCTGCGCAGCCACAGCCCGGAGCGGCAACTGGGACGCCTGGAGCGGGTACAGGGGCCGATGATCATCACGGCGGGGCATTTGAAATTGCCGCCGGAGGTGGAGGTAGTGCATCCCACGCAGTACATTGCAACCCTGGCGGAGGGTCACACCCTGGAGATGGAGTTTTATGTGGAGCGGGGGCGCGGCTATCGCCTGCAGGACGGTAGCCGTAAGGACAACACGTCGGTGGACTTTCTCCAGATTGATGCGGTGTTTATGCCGGTGCGGCGGGTGAACTGGCAGGTGGAAGAGTTCCGCGGGGAAGATGGCTTCCTGAAAGACCGGCTGATCCTGGAGGTCACCACAGACGGGAGTATCAGCCCCAAGGAGGCGGTGAGTCAAGCGGCGCATATCCTAGTGGACTTATTCGCTCCTTTGCGCACCATTACCGGATTAGAACCGGTTGACAGCGGCCAGACCTCCGAGGAGGACAAAATTGGCCAAATTCCCATCGAAGAACTGCAACTGTCGGTGCGGGCTTACAACTGCCTGAAACGGGCGCAGATTCACACGGTGGCCGATTTGCTCAACTACAGCCAGGAGGAGCTGCTGGAGATCAAAAACTTTGGCCAGAAGTCGGCGGAAGAGGTGATCGAGGCGCTGCAAAACCGCTTGGGCATTGTGTTACCCAAAGAAAAGGCGTAAGGAGGCATACAGACGATGCGGCATGGCAAACGCATTCCCCGGCTGAGTAAACCGGCAGACCAGCGCAAGGCCCTCCTGCGGGCCTTAACGACGGCGTTGCTCCGTCATGGGCGCATCACCACCACTAAGGCGCGAGCCAGAGCCGTGCGGGCGCAGGTGGACCGGATGATTACCTTGGCCAAGGACGGGTCCCTGGCGGCGCGGCGGCGGGCTTTGGGGTACATCTACGACAAACAACTAGTCCACGCTCTGTTTGCGGAGGCTCCCGAACGCTATGGCAACCGGCCTGGAGGGTACACCCGCATCATCCGCACCATCCCCCGTCGAGGCGACAACGCAGAGATGGCGATTATTGAGCTGGTTTAGCGTTGCCTAGGGTTGCGCTCCTGCTGCAGTACGTCGGCACGCATTTCCACGGCTGGCAGTCCCAACCGGGCCAACGCACGGTGCAGGGAGTTTTAGAGGAAACAATTGCTCAAATTACGGGACAACCCGCCCAGGTCATCGGCGCCGGGCGGACAGACACAGGGGTGCATGCGGCGGGTCAGGTTGCTCATTTTGATGCGCCGGCTTGGATCCCCCCGGAACGCTGGGCGGTGATACTCAACGCACGGTTGCCGGACGATGTGCTGGTGCGGGCCAGTGTACCGGTGCCGGCGCAGTGGCATGCCCGGTTTTCCGCCCGCTGGCGGCGGTATCGCTATTGCCTGTACACCGAACGGCAGAACAATCTATTTACTGCGCCCTTTTGCTGGCATTACTACTATGCGCCGTTGGACGTGGACCGGATGCGGGCGGCCCTGGAACCGCTAGTGGGCCACTGGGAACTGACAGCCTTTCACCGCAGCAATTCGGGGCGCGACCACTCCTGGGTGGAGGTGCAGGACGTGGCCTGCTGGCGGCAAGATGCCTGGGTCTATATCGAGGTGCAGGCCAATGCCTTTTTGTATGGGATGATGCGGTTATTGGTGGGGATGCTGGTGGAGGTAGGCCGGGGCTGGCGGTCTGTTGGCGAATTTACGGCCCTGTGGCAACAGCAACGGCGGGAGGAAGTGAAGTACGCTGCGCCGGCACGGGGGTTGACTCTGTTGCGGGTCGGTTACGATGATCCCTATCTGTTTCCCCCATCGCTTGTGGAAACCGCCATGCCCCTGTGGGAGACCCAGCCGGTTGCCCGTGTTATCATGAAGTAAGACTGTGCTATGACCCATCCCGTTATCCCACAGGTTTTGGCATTGGCTCGGCCCATCGGGGAATCTCTGGGTTTAGAGGTGGTGGGAGCATCGTTTCACACGAACCAGGTGCCGCCGGTTTTGCGGATTGACATTCGTCATCCCTATCAGGACACGGGTCTGGACGATTGCGAGCGTATGACCCAGGCCCTGTCGCCGGCTCTGGATGCAGTGGATTGGTTTCCCGAAGCCTATATCCTGGAGGTATCCAGCCCCGGTGTGGGGGAGGAATTGGTAACCGACCGGGACTTCCAAGTGTTTCAGGGGTTTGCGGTCCAAGTG
This region of Gloeomargarita sp. SKYB120 genomic DNA includes:
- the infA gene encoding translation initiation factor IF-1 yields the protein MSKQDLIEMEGTVTESLPNAMFRVDLDNGFNVLAHISGKIRRNYIKILPGDRVKVELTPYDLTKGRITFRLKKK
- the rpmJ gene encoding 50S ribosomal protein L36; the encoded protein is MKVRASVRRMCEKCRVIRRRGRVTVICSNPKHKQRQG
- the rpsM gene encoding 30S ribosomal protein S13, with protein sequence MARIAGVDIPREKRVEVALTYIYGIGLTRSRQILAATGINPDTRVKDLTDQQVAALREYIERNYQVEGDLRRVEAMNIKRLMDIGCYRGRRHRLGLPVRGQRTRTNARTRKGVRKTVPGKKKATAKK
- the rpsK gene encoding 30S ribosomal protein S11 — translated: MAPQKKGGARKQKKNVPNGIAHIQSTFNNTIVTITDPKGDVIAWSSAGASGFKGAKKGTPFAAQVASENAARQAMEHGMRQVEVMVSGPGSGRETAIRALQAAGLEITLIRDVTPIPHNGCRPPKRRRV
- a CDS encoding DNA-directed RNA polymerase subunit alpha, whose translation is MAQFKVEVVETSGQQQYGRFVLEPLHQGQGTTVGNALRRVLLGDLEGAAITAVHIEGVTHEFSTVPGLREDVLELMLNLKEVVLRSHSPERQLGRLERVQGPMIITAGHLKLPPEVEVVHPTQYIATLAEGHTLEMEFYVERGRGYRLQDGSRKDNTSVDFLQIDAVFMPVRRVNWQVEEFRGEDGFLKDRLILEVTTDGSISPKEAVSQAAHILVDLFAPLRTITGLEPVDSGQTSEEDKIGQIPIEELQLSVRAYNCLKRAQIHTVADLLNYSQEELLEIKNFGQKSAEEVIEALQNRLGIVLPKEKA
- the rplQ gene encoding 50S ribosomal protein L17 codes for the protein MRHGKRIPRLSKPADQRKALLRALTTALLRHGRITTTKARARAVRAQVDRMITLAKDGSLAARRRALGYIYDKQLVHALFAEAPERYGNRPGGYTRIIRTIPRRGDNAEMAIIELV
- the truA gene encoding tRNA pseudouridine(38-40) synthase TruA; the protein is MPRVALLLQYVGTHFHGWQSQPGQRTVQGVLEETIAQITGQPAQVIGAGRTDTGVHAAGQVAHFDAPAWIPPERWAVILNARLPDDVLVRASVPVPAQWHARFSARWRRYRYCLYTERQNNLFTAPFCWHYYYAPLDVDRMRAALEPLVGHWELTAFHRSNSGRDHSWVEVQDVACWRQDAWVYIEVQANAFLYGMMRLLVGMLVEVGRGWRSVGEFTALWQQQRREEVKYAAPARGLTLLRVGYDDPYLFPPSLVETAMPLWETQPVARVIMK
- the rimP gene encoding ribosome maturation factor RimP; this translates as MTHPVIPQVLALARPIGESLGLEVVGASFHTNQVPPVLRIDIRHPYQDTGLDDCERMTQALSPALDAVDWFPEAYILEVSSPGVGEELVTDRDFQVFQGFAVQVELHTPYRGRREWRGRLLRRDAEAVLLNQRGRTVRLLRAWVARVMLTTDDQDD